Proteins encoded in a region of the Pieris brassicae chromosome 3, ilPieBrab1.1, whole genome shotgun sequence genome:
- the LOC123707548 gene encoding uncharacterized protein LOC123707548 isoform X1, which translates to MPRTKRPVKKQEKVVDSDDTLKRIKKLSNDLKAKIDSQAQMQIGSIEIAFKILLGSISATNLQKTLGQLKNELLLKEPTNTRQSRVTASSRAASNDDGYLTENSSQGSGDHGAKKTFMPPSATRSIRRSRSADASAHSVARPSKRATTQRRRSKSVYRTPAYNRSAAVNYPVITPKVTPHTPLTLLRQPRQGEMVVSMSGSPVMVPSCAYAMQPDEKANCNILLRDGTMLSLQPKQLRQSQAYIPFSLMDDNVLPQIKTLKDNLDKFLKLGERAMK; encoded by the exons ATGCCCAGAACGAAACGACCCGTTAAAAAACAGGAGAAAGTTGTTGATAGCGATGATACTCTAAagagaataaaaaaactat CTAATGATCTAAAGGCGAAAATAGATTCACAGGCTCAAATGCAAATTGGAAGTATTGAGATTGCCTTCAAGATATTATTAGGCTCAATAAGTGCAACAAACTTGCAAAAGACTTTGGGTCAATTg aaaaatgaaCTTCTTCTTAAAGAGCCCACAAACACCAGACAATCTAGAGTGACTGCATCAAGCCGTGCTGCATCAAATGATGATG GCTACCTCACCGAGAACTCATCCCAGGGCTCCGGGGATCATGGTGCTAAGAAAACATTca tgcCGCCTTCAGCAACTCGTTCCATAAGGCGGTCTCGGTCAGCTGATGCCTCGGCCCATTCAGTTGCAAGGCCTTCAAAACGTGCCACAACGCAACGGCGGCGTAGCAAAAGCGTGTATCGTACGCCGGCTTATAATAGGAGTGCTGCAGTTAATTATCCTGTTATTACTCCTAAG GTGACACCTCACACACCGCTAACATTATTGCGTCAGCCAAGGCAGGGAGAGATGGTAGTGTCGATGTCTGGGTCACCTGTTATGGTGCCAAGCTGTGCTTATGC AATGCAACCGGATGAAAAGGCAAATTGCAACATTCTACTCCGAGATGGTACAATGCTTTCCCTACAACCAAAGCAGCTCCGACAGTCACAGGCCTACATCCCGTTCTCTCTCATGGATGATAATGTCCTGCCTCAAATCAAGACACTCAAAGATAACCTGGATAAGTTTCTTAAACTCGGAGAAAGAGCCATGAAGTGA
- the LOC123707548 gene encoding uncharacterized protein LOC123707548 isoform X2, with protein MPRTKRPVKKQEKVVDSDDTLKRIKKLSNDLKAKIDSQAQMQIGSIEIAFKILLGSISATNLQKTLGQLKNELLLKEPTNTRQSRVTASSRAASNDDVPPSATRSIRRSRSADASAHSVARPSKRATTQRRRSKSVYRTPAYNRSAAVNYPVITPKVTPHTPLTLLRQPRQGEMVVSMSGSPVMVPSCAYAMQPDEKANCNILLRDGTMLSLQPKQLRQSQAYIPFSLMDDNVLPQIKTLKDNLDKFLKLGERAMK; from the exons ATGCCCAGAACGAAACGACCCGTTAAAAAACAGGAGAAAGTTGTTGATAGCGATGATACTCTAAagagaataaaaaaactat CTAATGATCTAAAGGCGAAAATAGATTCACAGGCTCAAATGCAAATTGGAAGTATTGAGATTGCCTTCAAGATATTATTAGGCTCAATAAGTGCAACAAACTTGCAAAAGACTTTGGGTCAATTg aaaaatgaaCTTCTTCTTAAAGAGCCCACAAACACCAGACAATCTAGAGTGACTGCATCAAGCCGTGCTGCATCAAATGATGATG tgcCGCCTTCAGCAACTCGTTCCATAAGGCGGTCTCGGTCAGCTGATGCCTCGGCCCATTCAGTTGCAAGGCCTTCAAAACGTGCCACAACGCAACGGCGGCGTAGCAAAAGCGTGTATCGTACGCCGGCTTATAATAGGAGTGCTGCAGTTAATTATCCTGTTATTACTCCTAAG GTGACACCTCACACACCGCTAACATTATTGCGTCAGCCAAGGCAGGGAGAGATGGTAGTGTCGATGTCTGGGTCACCTGTTATGGTGCCAAGCTGTGCTTATGC AATGCAACCGGATGAAAAGGCAAATTGCAACATTCTACTCCGAGATGGTACAATGCTTTCCCTACAACCAAAGCAGCTCCGACAGTCACAGGCCTACATCCCGTTCTCTCTCATGGATGATAATGTCCTGCCTCAAATCAAGACACTCAAAGATAACCTGGATAAGTTTCTTAAACTCGGAGAAAGAGCCATGAAGTGA